In Streptomyces chartreusis, the following proteins share a genomic window:
- a CDS encoding APC family permease, with translation MTTGSSSTSRATADGGISTFKGQDRALRADRLGTTGLLLSVLAATAPLMVVAGVMPTTFGVMGVLGQPLLFVILGVVLALFSVGYAEMSRHVHNAGAFYAYISRGLGGTAGAGAAMVALVAYNALQVGIYGIFGFEVSGLFATYLDTEIAWWIPALLAVLAVGALGWLKIDLNARVLGVLLIIEVVLVVIFDVAAIADPAKEGLSLHAFNPDTLSGAGIGTALCFCVAAFLGFEQAPVYAEETSRPHVLVPRVMFLAIGGIAVFYTISCWAYTVAAGPSAIVGTAQDQSAGLLFFLTEDLLGNTFTDVLHVLFVTGMFAAMLSFHNVVARYAFAMGREGLLPAAFGRTSGASGAPGTGSLLQTAISLVVVAVFALTDDRPTGDPTAPVLHLFTWMGNLGALGVAALMAAASVSVIAFFVRRGAAAAQFWRLAASGLSVVGLLFIVVYTVKDFDVLIGAGPDSALSWALPAVIVLALAAGVAQGLLLRSRAPERHARIGLGNEAFQLDKAAAETP, from the coding sequence ATGACGACGGGCAGTTCCAGCACGAGCAGAGCCACCGCCGACGGCGGCATCAGTACGTTCAAGGGACAGGACCGCGCCCTGCGCGCCGACCGGCTGGGCACCACGGGCCTGCTGCTGTCCGTGCTCGCCGCCACCGCGCCCCTCATGGTCGTCGCGGGTGTCATGCCCACGACTTTCGGGGTCATGGGGGTCCTCGGCCAGCCGCTGCTCTTCGTGATCCTCGGCGTCGTCCTCGCCCTGTTCAGCGTCGGGTACGCCGAGATGAGCCGGCACGTCCACAACGCGGGCGCCTTCTACGCCTACATCTCCCGCGGCCTCGGCGGCACCGCCGGCGCCGGCGCCGCGATGGTCGCGCTCGTCGCGTACAACGCGCTCCAGGTCGGCATCTACGGCATCTTCGGCTTCGAGGTCTCCGGGCTGTTCGCCACCTACCTCGACACCGAGATCGCCTGGTGGATACCGGCGCTGCTGGCGGTGCTCGCCGTCGGCGCGCTCGGCTGGCTGAAGATCGACCTCAACGCGCGCGTCCTCGGTGTGCTGCTGATCATCGAGGTCGTCCTCGTGGTCATCTTCGACGTCGCCGCCATCGCCGACCCGGCCAAGGAAGGCCTGTCCCTGCACGCCTTCAACCCGGACACCCTCAGCGGCGCGGGCATCGGCACCGCCCTGTGCTTCTGCGTCGCCGCCTTCCTCGGCTTCGAGCAGGCCCCCGTCTACGCCGAGGAGACCAGCCGCCCGCACGTCCTCGTGCCGCGCGTGATGTTCCTGGCCATCGGCGGCATCGCCGTCTTCTACACGATCAGCTGCTGGGCGTACACCGTCGCCGCGGGTCCCTCCGCGATCGTCGGCACCGCGCAGGACCAGAGCGCCGGGCTGCTGTTCTTCCTCACCGAGGACCTGCTCGGCAACACCTTCACCGACGTGCTGCACGTGCTCTTCGTGACCGGCATGTTCGCGGCGATGCTCAGCTTCCACAACGTCGTCGCCCGCTACGCCTTCGCCATGGGCCGCGAGGGCCTGCTGCCCGCCGCGTTCGGCCGCACCAGCGGCGCGAGCGGCGCCCCCGGCACGGGATCGCTGCTCCAGACCGCGATCTCGCTCGTGGTCGTCGCCGTCTTCGCCCTCACCGACGACAGGCCGACCGGCGACCCGACCGCGCCGGTGCTGCACCTGTTCACCTGGATGGGCAACCTCGGCGCGCTGGGCGTCGCCGCGCTGATGGCCGCCGCGTCGGTCTCCGTCATCGCCTTCTTCGTGCGCCGCGGGGCCGCCGCCGCCCAGTTCTGGCGGCTGGCCGCCTCCGGGCTCTCGGTCGTCGGGCTGCTGTTCATCGTCGTCTACACCGTCAAGGACTTCGATGTCCTGATCGGCGCGGGCCCCGACTCCGCCCTCAGCTGGGCGCTGCCCGCCGTCATCGTCCTCGCCCTGGCCGCCGGCGTCGCCCAGGGGCTGCTCCTGCGCTCCCGCGCCCCCGAGCGGCACGCCCGCATCGGGCTCGGCAACGAGGCGTTCCAGCTGGACAAGGCGGCGGCGGAGACGCCGTAG
- a CDS encoding molybdopterin-dependent oxidoreductase — protein sequence MNPEQPAPRDEEPGEGKGRPIGRRVLLGTLGLGVLGVVTAPTLQRGLESFLAGASDKDPTGLTDLLPNGGGFRYYSVTSSVPRKTATTYRLTVDGLVDRPGSYTLADLRALPQTRLVRDVQCVTGWRVPGTPFEGVRLSRLLDAAGVREGAGAVRFTCFDGAYSESLTLDQARRADVLVALRMQDKDIGHAHGGPARLYVAPMYFYKSAKWLSGITVTKDVKPGYWEERGYDVDAWVGRSNGRDDEPTT from the coding sequence GTGAACCCCGAACAGCCCGCACCGCGCGACGAGGAACCGGGCGAGGGGAAGGGCAGGCCGATCGGCCGCCGCGTCCTCCTCGGCACCCTCGGCCTGGGCGTCCTCGGCGTCGTCACCGCGCCCACCCTCCAGCGCGGCCTGGAGTCCTTCCTCGCCGGGGCCTCCGACAAGGACCCCACCGGCCTGACGGACCTGCTGCCCAACGGCGGCGGCTTCCGCTACTACTCGGTGACCTCCTCCGTACCCCGCAAGACCGCCACCACCTACCGCCTCACCGTCGACGGCCTCGTCGACCGCCCCGGGTCCTACACCCTCGCCGACCTGCGCGCCCTGCCGCAGACCCGGCTGGTGCGCGACGTCCAGTGCGTCACCGGCTGGCGGGTCCCCGGCACGCCCTTCGAAGGGGTGCGCCTGTCCCGGCTGCTGGACGCCGCGGGAGTGCGCGAGGGGGCCGGCGCGGTCCGCTTCACCTGCTTCGACGGCGCCTACAGCGAGAGCCTCACCCTCGACCAGGCCCGCCGCGCGGACGTCCTGGTCGCCCTGCGCATGCAGGACAAGGACATCGGCCACGCCCACGGCGGCCCCGCCCGCCTCTACGTCGCCCCCATGTACTTCTACAAGTCGGCCAAGTGGCTCTCCGGCATCACCGTCACCAAGGACGTGAAGCCGGGCTACTGGGAGGAACGGGGCTACGACGTCGACGCCTGGGTCGGCCGCTCGAACGGACGCGACGATGAGCCTACGACTTGA
- a CDS encoding cytochrome b/b6 domain-containing protein → MSLRLDAPGAATGVRRFGRATRWVHRTTAVLMGVCVATAACLYIPQFAELVGRRELVVRIHEWAGLALPVPLLAGLASRLFRADLGFLNRFGPHDRVWLRAAVRRDKRRSSRPAGKFNAGQKIYAAWIAGATLVMLGTGLIMWFTHLTPLQWRTSATFVHDWLALTIGIVLAGHIGMALGDPEARRGMRTGLVSREWAEREHRLWRP, encoded by the coding sequence ATGAGCCTACGACTTGACGCGCCCGGCGCGGCCACCGGCGTCCGGCGCTTCGGCCGGGCCACGCGCTGGGTGCACCGCACGACGGCCGTGCTGATGGGTGTGTGCGTGGCGACGGCGGCCTGTCTGTACATCCCGCAGTTCGCCGAACTCGTCGGCCGCCGCGAACTGGTGGTCCGTATCCACGAGTGGGCCGGCCTCGCCCTGCCGGTGCCCCTCCTGGCCGGCCTCGCCTCCCGGCTGTTCCGCGCCGACCTGGGCTTCCTCAACCGCTTCGGCCCGCACGACCGCGTCTGGCTGCGGGCTGCCGTGCGGCGCGACAAGCGTCGGTCCTCACGTCCGGCGGGGAAGTTCAACGCCGGGCAGAAGATCTACGCGGCCTGGATCGCCGGTGCGACGCTGGTGATGCTCGGCACCGGCCTGATCATGTGGTTCACGCATCTCACGCCCCTTCAGTGGCGCACCAGCGCGACGTTCGTCCACGACTGGCTGGCTCTCACGATCGGGATCGTTCTCGCCGGTCACATCGGGATGGCGCTGGGGGATCCGGAGGCCCGCCGCGGCATGCGGACCGGCCTGGTCAGCCGGGAGTGGGCCGAGCGGGAGCACCGGCTTTGGCGGCCGTGA
- a CDS encoding L-idonate 5-dehydrogenase, with translation MLGCVIHGRDDLRVEELPVPLPGPGQALVAVRYGGVCGSDLHYWRHGGVGDFRLREPMLLGHEVVGTVVAYGDGASGPLAGTAVAVHPATPCGRCPECVDGRRNVCRDTRYLGSAARFPHVQGGFAARVVVPADQLRPLPAGLDLRRAALAEPLSVALHAVRRAGDVAGRHVLVTGAGPIGCLVVAAAKAAGAASVTVTDLLPAALEYARAAGADTVVRADEPDDAGWPAEVDVAIEASGVAAGLDTCLRLVRRGGVVVQLGMLPPGQSPFAGNLVVSREIELRGAFRFDTEFDAALELLAVEGSFDGLVSAVVPVRRAEEAFALAADRSRSCKVLLDFEG, from the coding sequence ATGCTCGGTTGTGTGATCCACGGTCGGGACGACCTGCGGGTCGAGGAACTCCCGGTGCCGCTCCCGGGCCCCGGACAGGCACTGGTGGCCGTCCGGTACGGCGGGGTCTGCGGCTCCGACCTGCATTACTGGCGGCACGGCGGGGTCGGCGACTTCCGGCTCAGGGAGCCGATGCTGCTCGGGCACGAGGTGGTCGGAACGGTCGTCGCGTACGGCGACGGGGCGTCGGGCCCCCTCGCCGGTACGGCCGTCGCGGTCCACCCCGCCACGCCCTGCGGGCGCTGCCCGGAGTGCGTGGACGGGCGGCGCAACGTCTGCCGGGACACCCGCTATCTCGGCAGCGCGGCACGCTTCCCGCACGTACAGGGCGGATTCGCGGCCCGAGTCGTCGTCCCCGCCGACCAGTTGCGGCCGCTCCCGGCGGGGCTCGACCTGCGGCGGGCGGCGCTCGCCGAGCCGCTGTCCGTCGCGCTGCACGCCGTGCGGCGGGCCGGGGACGTGGCCGGCAGGCATGTCCTGGTCACCGGCGCCGGGCCCATCGGGTGTCTGGTGGTCGCGGCGGCGAAGGCGGCCGGCGCGGCGAGCGTGACGGTGACGGACCTGCTGCCTGCGGCACTGGAGTACGCCCGTGCCGCCGGCGCCGACACCGTCGTACGGGCCGACGAGCCGGACGATGCCGGGTGGCCCGCCGAGGTGGACGTGGCGATCGAGGCGTCCGGGGTGGCCGCCGGACTGGACACCTGTCTGCGGCTGGTGCGGCGGGGCGGTGTCGTGGTGCAGTTGGGGATGCTGCCGCCGGGGCAGAGTCCGTTTGCGGGCAACCTCGTCGTGAGCCGGGAGATCGAGCTGCGCGGGGCGTTCCGCTTCGACACGGAGTTCGACGCGGCGCTGGAACTGCTGGCCGTCGAGGGCTCCTTCGACGGGCTGGTCAGCGCTGTGGTGCCGGTGCGGCGGGCCGAGGAGGCGTTCGCGCTGGCGGCCGACCGGAGCCGGTCGTGCAAGGTGCTGCTGGACTTCGAGGGCTGA
- a CDS encoding SDR family oxidoreductase, giving the protein MSHPLFDIGGRTALVTGSSRGIGLALARGLAEAGCTVVLNGRDSERLAKAAGELPGDVRTAAFDVTDGPSVAAGIADVEERVGPLDILVNNAGMQLRAPLLEFGDADWHRILDTNLTSAFLVGREAARRMTERGHGKIVNICSLQSKVVRPGIAPYAATKGALKMLTKGMCADWGPYGVQVNGLGPGYIETELTRPLVEDEEFSAWVRRRTPAGRWGRTEDLVGGLLFLASPAADFVGGQVLYVDGGMTSVL; this is encoded by the coding sequence ATGAGCCACCCGCTCTTCGACATCGGCGGCCGCACGGCCCTGGTCACCGGCTCCAGCCGGGGCATCGGCCTCGCGCTCGCCCGCGGTCTCGCCGAGGCCGGCTGCACGGTCGTCCTCAACGGACGCGACTCGGAACGCCTCGCGAAGGCCGCCGGGGAACTCCCCGGCGACGTCCGCACGGCCGCGTTCGACGTGACCGACGGCCCGTCGGTGGCCGCCGGGATCGCGGACGTCGAGGAGCGGGTGGGCCCGCTCGACATCCTGGTCAACAACGCGGGGATGCAACTGCGCGCGCCCCTGCTGGAGTTCGGGGACGCGGACTGGCACCGCATCCTGGACACCAATCTCACCAGCGCGTTCCTGGTGGGCCGGGAGGCGGCCCGCCGGATGACGGAACGCGGGCACGGAAAGATCGTGAACATCTGCTCCCTCCAGAGCAAGGTGGTCCGCCCCGGCATCGCGCCGTACGCGGCCACCAAGGGCGCCCTGAAGATGCTCACCAAGGGCATGTGCGCCGACTGGGGCCCCTACGGCGTCCAGGTCAACGGCCTGGGCCCCGGCTACATCGAGACCGAGCTGACCCGGCCCCTCGTCGAGGACGAGGAGTTCAGCGCCTGGGTGCGCCGCCGCACCCCGGCCGGCCGCTGGGGACGCACCGAGGACCTGGTGGGCGGGTTGCTCTTCCTCGCCTCCCCGGCCGCGGACTTCGTCGGCGGGCAGGTGCTGTACGTCGACGGCGGCATGACCAGCGTGCTGTGA
- a CDS encoding GntP family permease, with protein MTRLSVEMLAADTVEPITSAGHAQLGVAVLVGIAVIVLLITKFKLHAFLSLTLGSLVLGALAGAPLDKVIVSFTTGLGTTVAGVGVLIALGAILGKMLADSGGADQIVDTILARASGRSMPWAMVLIASVIGLPLFFEVGVVLLIPVVLMVAKRGNYSLMRIGIPALAGLSVMHGLVPPHPGPLVAIDAIGANLGVTLALGVLVAIPTVIIAGPLFSRYAARWVDVPAPDRMIPQRASEDLEKRPGFGATLTTILLPVVLMLSKALVDIVVDDPENTVQRVFDVIGSPLIALLASVLVGIFTLLRPAGFSKERISPLVEKSLAPIAGILLIVGAGGGFKQTLIDTGVGQMVLEISKDWSIPALLLAWLIAVAIRLATGSATVATVSAAGLVAPLAADMSTTHAALLVLAIGAGSLFFSHVNDAGFWLVKEYFGLNVGQTVKTWSVMETIISVVAGGLVLLLSLVI; from the coding sequence GTGACCAGACTCAGCGTCGAGATGCTGGCAGCGGACACCGTCGAGCCCATCACCTCGGCCGGCCACGCTCAGCTCGGTGTCGCCGTCCTGGTGGGCATCGCCGTCATCGTCCTGCTCATCACCAAGTTCAAGCTCCACGCCTTCCTGTCGCTGACCCTCGGCTCGCTCGTGCTCGGCGCCCTCGCCGGGGCACCGCTCGACAAGGTCATCGTCAGCTTCACCACCGGTCTCGGCACCACCGTCGCCGGCGTGGGCGTGCTGATCGCGCTCGGCGCGATCCTCGGCAAGATGCTCGCCGACTCCGGCGGCGCCGACCAGATCGTCGACACCATCCTCGCCAGGGCGAGCGGCCGTTCGATGCCCTGGGCGATGGTGCTGATCGCCTCGGTGATCGGTCTGCCGCTGTTCTTCGAGGTCGGCGTCGTCCTGCTGATCCCCGTCGTGCTGATGGTCGCCAAGCGCGGCAACTACTCGCTGATGCGCATCGGCATCCCCGCCCTCGCCGGCCTGTCCGTGATGCACGGCCTGGTCCCGCCGCACCCGGGCCCGCTGGTCGCCATCGACGCGATCGGCGCCAACCTGGGTGTGACGTTGGCGCTCGGCGTCCTGGTCGCCATCCCGACGGTGATCATCGCGGGGCCGCTGTTCTCGCGGTACGCGGCCCGCTGGGTCGACGTACCGGCTCCGGACCGGATGATTCCGCAGCGTGCGTCGGAGGACCTGGAGAAGCGGCCCGGCTTCGGCGCGACGCTCACGACCATCCTGCTGCCCGTCGTCCTGATGCTCTCGAAGGCTTTGGTCGACATAGTCGTCGACGACCCCGAGAACACCGTCCAGCGGGTCTTCGACGTCATCGGCTCGCCGCTGATCGCGCTGCTGGCCTCCGTGCTCGTCGGCATCTTCACCCTGCTCAGGCCCGCGGGCTTCAGCAAGGAGCGGATCTCGCCGCTGGTCGAGAAGAGCCTCGCCCCCATCGCGGGCATCCTGCTCATCGTGGGCGCCGGCGGCGGCTTCAAGCAGACGCTGATCGACACCGGCGTCGGCCAGATGGTCCTGGAGATCTCCAAGGACTGGTCGATCCCGGCGCTGCTGCTGGCCTGGCTGATCGCGGTCGCGATCCGGCTGGCGACGGGCTCGGCGACGGTGGCCACGGTCTCCGCGGCCGGTCTGGTCGCCCCGCTCGCGGCCGACATGTCGACGACGCACGCGGCCCTGCTGGTCCTCGCCATCGGCGCCGGCTCGCTGTTCTTCAGCCATGTCAACGACGCCGGTTTCTGGCTGGTGAAGGAGTACTTCGGCCTGAACGTCGGACAGACCGTCAAGACCTGGTCCGTCATGGAGACGATCATCTCGGTGGTCGCCGGCGGTCTGGTCCTGCTGCTCTCGCTCGTGATCTAG
- a CDS encoding gluconokinase: MSTPHVVVVMGVAGTGKTTIGPLLAARLGVPYAEGDDFHPPANIAKMSAGVPLDDHDRWPWLDAIGTWAHERAGLGGVVSCSALKRSYRDRLRAEAPGVVFVHLSGDRALIEDRMAHRQGHFMPTALLDSQFATLQPLQADEAGVAVDVAGSPEEITERAVEALSGIPESAA, from the coding sequence ATGAGTACCCCCCATGTCGTCGTGGTCATGGGCGTCGCGGGCACCGGGAAGACCACCATCGGTCCCCTGCTCGCCGCCCGGCTCGGCGTGCCCTACGCCGAGGGCGACGACTTCCACCCTCCGGCCAACATCGCCAAGATGTCGGCCGGCGTCCCGCTCGACGACCACGACAGGTGGCCCTGGCTCGACGCCATCGGCACCTGGGCGCACGAGAGGGCCGGGCTCGGCGGGGTGGTCAGCTGCTCGGCACTGAAGCGGTCGTACCGTGACCGGCTGCGGGCCGAGGCGCCCGGAGTCGTGTTCGTGCACCTCAGCGGCGACCGGGCCCTCATCGAGGACCGGATGGCGCACCGGCAGGGGCACTTCATGCCGACCGCGCTGCTGGACTCGCAGTTCGCCACGCTCCAGCCGCTCCAGGCCGACGAGGCCGGGGTCGCGGTGGATGTCGCAGGCAGCCCCGAGGAGATCACCGAACGGGCCGTCGAAGCGCTGAGCGGGATTCCCGAGTCGGCCGCGTAA
- a CDS encoding FadR/GntR family transcriptional regulator, with translation MTTPGRGLHGHVLETLGPAITAGEYPPGSVLRTDELAQRFDVSRSVMREAVRVLESMHLVESRRRVGVTVRQKSEWNVYDPQVIRWRLAGADRPHQLRSLTVLRSAIEPAAAGLAAKHATAEQCAELTECALGMVAHSRGHQLEGYLIHDMAFHRVVLNASGNEMFARLGDVVAEVLTGRTHHEIMFEDPDPAAVTLHVQVAEAIRAGDAARAEHLTREITVGALQELDILAP, from the coding sequence ATGACCACTCCGGGCCGGGGTCTGCACGGCCATGTACTGGAAACACTCGGCCCCGCGATCACCGCCGGCGAGTACCCGCCGGGCAGCGTCCTGCGCACCGACGAACTGGCGCAGCGCTTCGATGTGTCCCGCTCGGTGATGCGCGAGGCGGTCCGCGTCCTGGAGTCCATGCACCTGGTCGAGTCCCGCCGCCGCGTCGGTGTGACGGTCCGCCAGAAGTCCGAGTGGAACGTCTACGACCCCCAGGTCATCCGCTGGCGGCTGGCCGGCGCCGACCGCCCCCACCAGCTGCGCTCGCTCACGGTCCTGCGCTCGGCGATCGAACCGGCCGCCGCCGGCCTCGCCGCGAAGCACGCCACCGCCGAGCAGTGCGCCGAGCTCACCGAGTGCGCCCTCGGCATGGTCGCCCACTCCCGCGGCCACCAGCTGGAGGGCTATCTGATCCACGACATGGCCTTCCACCGCGTCGTCCTGAACGCCTCCGGCAACGAGATGTTCGCGCGCCTCGGCGACGTCGTGGCCGAGGTCCTGACGGGCCGCACCCACCACGAGATCATGTTCGAGGACCCCGACCCCGCCGCCGTCACCCTCCACGTACAGGTCGCCGAGGCGATCCGCGCCGGCGACGCCGCCCGCGCGGAACACCTGACCCGCGAGATCACGGTCGGCGCACTCCAGGAGCTGGACATCCTGGCGCCATGA
- a CDS encoding YchJ family protein: protein MTTRSCPCGLPASYDECCGRFHSVAAAAPTAEALMRSRYSAFVKGDPAYLLRTWHPRTRPARLDLDPGMRWTGLEIVATTDGSAFHTTGTVTFRASYRGGSLHERSRFERVDGAWVYVDGEFLD, encoded by the coding sequence ATGACCACGCGTTCCTGCCCGTGCGGCCTGCCCGCTTCGTACGACGAGTGCTGCGGCCGCTTCCATTCCGTTGCCGCGGCCGCGCCGACCGCCGAGGCGCTGATGCGCTCGCGCTACAGCGCCTTCGTCAAGGGCGATCCGGCGTACCTGCTGCGCACCTGGCATCCACGGACGCGTCCCGCCCGGCTGGACCTCGATCCCGGCATGCGGTGGACCGGCCTCGAGATCGTGGCCACGACGGACGGCTCGGCGTTCCACACCACGGGCACGGTGACCTTCCGCGCCTCCTACCGGGGCGGCTCACTGCACGAACGCAGCCGGTTCGAGCGGGTGGACGGGGCCTGGGTGTACGTGGACGGGGAGTTCCTGGACTGA
- a CDS encoding M1 family metallopeptidase — MAVQQAAGADPYFPEHGDSRYRVHRYELALDYRPGPNRLSATARINAIAGRSPLAEFVLNLADFKIGRVRVDGRQPHYTHRGGRLRVRPAKPVRAGAAFTVEVHWSGNPKPVNSPWGGVGWEELEDGALVASQPIGAPSWYPCNDRPADKASYQISITTPSAYAVVAGGRLLTRTTKASTTTWVYEQAAPTSSYLVGLSIGKYQTVLLGDPGLGGVPQHGHIPAHLLADFSRDFARQPQMMDVFQELFGPYPFDEYAVVVTEEELDVPVEAQGLSLFGANHVDGGRGSERLVAHELAHQWFGNSVSIADWRHIWLNEGLAKYAEWLWSERSGGRTAQQLASAAHRLLSSMPQDLRLADPGRKAMFDDRLYERGGLTLHAVRCALGDIAFFRMLRSWGQLHRGGTVTTTAFTSHVARFASEPVDELLRAWLHGPALPPLPGAETRAAG, encoded by the coding sequence GTGGCAGTTCAGCAGGCGGCGGGCGCGGACCCGTACTTCCCGGAGCACGGCGATTCCCGCTACCGGGTGCACCGGTACGAGCTGGCGCTGGACTACCGCCCGGGCCCGAACCGGCTGTCGGCGACGGCCCGGATCAACGCGATCGCGGGGCGCTCGCCGCTGGCCGAGTTCGTGCTGAACCTCGCCGACTTCAAGATCGGGCGGGTCCGGGTGGACGGGCGCCAGCCGCACTACACGCACCGCGGCGGCAGGCTGCGGGTGCGCCCGGCGAAGCCGGTCCGGGCCGGGGCCGCCTTCACGGTCGAGGTGCACTGGTCGGGCAATCCCAAGCCGGTGAACAGCCCGTGGGGCGGTGTCGGTTGGGAGGAGCTGGAGGACGGGGCGCTGGTGGCGAGCCAGCCGATCGGGGCGCCGTCGTGGTACCCGTGCAACGACCGGCCGGCCGACAAGGCGTCGTACCAGATCTCGATCACCACGCCGTCGGCGTACGCGGTGGTCGCGGGCGGGCGGCTGCTGACGCGGACGACGAAGGCGAGCACCACCACCTGGGTCTACGAGCAGGCCGCGCCGACCTCCAGCTATCTCGTCGGGCTGTCGATCGGGAAGTACCAGACGGTGCTGCTGGGCGACCCGGGGCTGGGCGGGGTGCCGCAGCACGGGCACATCCCGGCGCATCTGCTGGCGGACTTCTCGCGGGACTTCGCGCGTCAGCCGCAGATGATGGACGTCTTCCAGGAGCTGTTCGGGCCGTACCCGTTCGACGAGTACGCGGTCGTGGTGACCGAGGAGGAACTCGATGTGCCCGTCGAGGCACAGGGGTTGTCGCTGTTCGGCGCCAACCATGTGGACGGGGGGCGGGGTTCGGAGCGGCTGGTGGCGCACGAGCTGGCGCACCAGTGGTTCGGCAACAGCGTGTCCATCGCGGACTGGCGGCACATCTGGCTGAACGAAGGGCTCGCGAAGTACGCGGAGTGGCTGTGGTCGGAGCGCTCGGGCGGGCGGACGGCGCAGCAACTCGCTTCCGCGGCGCACCGGTTGCTGTCGTCGATGCCGCAGGACCTGCGGCTGGCCGACCCGGGCCGCAAGGCGATGTTCGACGACCGGCTCTACGAGCGCGGCGGGCTGACCCTGCACGCGGTGCGCTGCGCGCTGGGCGACATCGCCTTCTTCCGCATGCTGCGCAGCTGGGGTCAGCTGCACCGGGGCGGCACGGTGACGACGACGGCGTTCACGTCCCATGTGGCCCGCTTCGCGAGCGAGCCGGTGGACGAGCTGCTGCGGGCGTGGCTGCACGGACCCGCGCTGCCGCCGCTGCCGGGGGCCGAGACACGGGCGGCGGGCTAG